From a single Natronorubrum tibetense GA33 genomic region:
- a CDS encoding PAS domain-containing protein: MIPSTATSDGDCTPVSDPITALVVANGHQSGDRLEATTGDEFTIRTAESITDAMARLEDVDCLVSEYTLADGDGLDLLDRMTDRTPALPIVFLVDDSHDSSVAVDAIHRHRWADCVAHPDTTTLPDRLRHRVETLVEHRRLAALSRRSLASVELAQDAVAIAAPDGHLEFANRSFAMQFGADRDALCGTVWQTLFTDDCVERLEATAIPTVADGWRWTGSCTGLRGSGEPFDVRVRLGGLEDGSLVFGVDTPARDGGTNETA; this comes from the coding sequence ATGATTCCGTCGACTGCGACGAGCGACGGCGACTGCACACCGGTCTCCGACCCGATCACTGCGCTCGTCGTCGCAAACGGTCACCAGTCCGGTGACCGCCTTGAGGCGACCACCGGGGACGAGTTCACGATCCGGACGGCCGAGTCGATCACGGACGCGATGGCGCGGCTCGAGGACGTCGACTGTCTCGTCAGCGAGTACACGCTGGCGGACGGAGACGGCCTTGACCTGCTCGATCGGATGACTGACCGAACGCCCGCACTGCCGATCGTCTTTCTCGTGGACGACAGCCACGACTCGTCGGTCGCCGTCGACGCGATCCACAGGCATCGATGGGCCGACTGCGTCGCCCACCCCGACACGACGACGCTTCCCGACCGACTGCGCCACCGCGTCGAGACGCTCGTCGAACACCGCCGACTCGCCGCCCTCTCCCGCCGATCGCTCGCCAGCGTCGAACTCGCCCAGGACGCGGTCGCCATCGCCGCGCCCGACGGTCATCTCGAGTTCGCCAACCGATCGTTCGCGATGCAGTTCGGCGCCGATCGCGACGCGCTCTGCGGGACGGTCTGGCAGACGTTGTTCACCGACGACTGTGTCGAACGCCTCGAGGCCACCGCGATCCCGACCGTCGCGGACGGCTGGCGCTGGACCGGGAGCTGTACCGGACTGCGAGGATCGGGCGAGCCGTTCGACGTCAGGGTTCGGCTCGGGGGGTTAGAGGACGGGAGCCTCGTGTTCGGGGTGGACACGCCGGCTCGTGACGGTGGAACGAACGAGACAGCGTAA
- a CDS encoding HalOD1 output domain-containing protein, protein MPEATLDYHNDSISLTVIDALADATETDPTELEPLYHVVDPEALDQLFSGNTTVNGRVQFSYGDHAVEVRSDGTILIDGTVHVRA, encoded by the coding sequence ATGCCCGAAGCGACGCTCGACTACCACAACGATTCGATCAGTCTCACCGTTATCGACGCCCTCGCCGACGCGACCGAGACCGATCCGACCGAACTCGAGCCCCTTTATCACGTCGTCGATCCCGAAGCGCTCGACCAGCTATTTTCGGGGAACACGACGGTCAACGGCCGGGTACAGTTCTCGTACGGCGATCACGCCGTCGAAGTCCGAAGCGACGGGACCATCCTGATCGACGGAACGGTTCATGTTCGTGCGTAA
- a CDS encoding PAS domain S-box protein, producing the protein MFVLALSLVFGAWIGLLIVASNSVGPAASIASSPIAESTPDVPVVLPLLFGLAASGGPDRDTVLERLATDLESFVAEFAADSSLPAASRDGTGRSGRPGDGTSRNGGAGDATERDETDPDASVPNEQAADASARVGAGEVREVEPTFDLERDDELGRLSAAIETLATMVRERDRQFEAVFDDPNTLVALLDPDGTVRRINETAFEYVDIDGEAAIGEPFRATPWWSETPTADVQEWIDRAGDGEYVEYDAHLDQPTGSRQWVTGTFRPVTNETGDVVSIVVSARDITARKKHERRLETTSTRLEALFESSPDMIDVLDSDGRIVDANRRLCDELGYDEDELLGTEIWTYDQSVDADDVQSILESLSVGDRRKFEGRYRRRDGSEFPVEVHLLHLDLAEANRYMAISRDISEQKARERELQRHTTYTDELLDAVDDVFYVIDENGDVQRWNETLPSVTGFSAAEIESMNAAEFFTPADQQLVAETIDEALETGSARVEVSLLTADGESIPYEFVGSRLEDLDGNSVVTGIGRDISERKERERQLSTLMSNVPGMVYRCRNEPDWPFDFISEGCFELTGYDPETLENGDVSWASDIILERHDELWETVQQALTNQEPFQVNFPIETADGDRRWVRERGRGVFDENGDLESLEGVITDVTEQTENERRLERTTRLLEQSQQLANIGAWELDVTAEPYDLEWTDEVSRIHRLSPSEEIDLERSFDFYHPADQTEIRTAVERAIEAGESYELELRLVTDDGDQRWVRTIGEPVREDGTVVKIQGSIQDITNRKRRERELERYETIIQAVGDPVYTLDESGEFQFVNDAMEPLTGYDLDRLLEWDVADVMTSADLEAARELVRDLLREGEPYGTFEMGLETADGDVIEVENHVALLPMDDGEFAGTAGVVRDITERKERERDLERTADLLARVQRIAKVGGWELDIDAEPPEATWTEECYRLHGLSRDVTPTLETTLECYHPEDRSFVRTRLRNAMDAEQGYDFEGRLQPDEDEIRWVRATGEPIFDAAGDLRAYRGSIKDISEQKGRELALESLHDTARELLNAETETAVAELVVETAANILESGNAGVYLLNSATNRFEPTALTDEFVDRTGGAPSIAVGDNDSVLWNTYLAGSQTVVDDAATGARSPLFGGDVPGGLLVPIGDHGVFVLVAPPATIDDEARRLVETLVATTEAAFDRLESEASLRERDAELEAQNRRLRRQIQITEIIRGIDRSLIGANNRGEIERTVPERLVEGDTVAFAWIGDVDAAGTTLEPRSWAGDEPEYLDAVSFDLDDGADEPAVRTIRSETPSVVENVVDGLKDEPWRTSALDAGFQSVLSVPLSFEEYSYGVLTVYADEPNAFTDLERTVFAELGEGIANATNAAKTQEALHAETLVELTLALEESDDALSQIARKTGATVEYEGLGVDSGSETVLFFETNGAAPADVRTVLDDLVSVTDARLVTESDEQCLFEATVTGDLVASRLVRHGASPRSITADGDRTTITVDVPTTTDVREFVEMLAERYAGVELQSRRHVRRTSNTRQLMSLFDELTDRQLEVLRTAYLAGFFEWPRESTGEEIAEMLEVTQPTVNRHLRIGQQRLLAQLFENGALSFADEA; encoded by the coding sequence GTGTTCGTTCTTGCCCTCTCGCTCGTGTTCGGTGCGTGGATCGGTCTGCTGATCGTTGCGTCGAATTCCGTGGGACCGGCCGCATCGATAGCATCTAGTCCGATAGCGGAATCGACGCCGGACGTTCCGGTCGTTCTGCCGCTGCTGTTCGGACTCGCCGCGTCCGGCGGTCCGGATCGGGATACTGTCCTCGAGCGACTCGCGACCGACCTCGAGTCGTTCGTCGCCGAGTTCGCGGCCGACAGTTCGCTGCCGGCGGCGAGCCGGGATGGAACTGGCCGGAGCGGGAGGCCAGGAGACGGAACGAGTCGGAACGGAGGCGCTGGGGACGCGACGGAACGGGACGAGACGGATCCGGATGCCTCGGTCCCGAACGAACAAGCCGCGGATGCATCGGCACGAGTCGGCGCAGGCGAGGTCCGAGAGGTGGAGCCGACGTTCGACCTCGAGCGCGACGACGAACTGGGCCGACTGTCGGCGGCCATCGAAACGCTCGCGACGATGGTTCGAGAACGCGACCGACAGTTCGAGGCGGTCTTCGACGATCCGAACACGCTCGTCGCTCTGCTCGACCCGGATGGCACGGTGCGACGGATCAACGAGACGGCCTTCGAGTACGTCGATATCGATGGGGAGGCAGCGATCGGCGAGCCGTTCCGAGCGACGCCCTGGTGGTCGGAGACGCCGACAGCGGACGTACAGGAATGGATCGACCGCGCGGGGGATGGAGAGTACGTCGAGTACGACGCGCATCTGGATCAGCCGACTGGGAGCCGACAGTGGGTGACCGGCACGTTTCGTCCAGTGACGAACGAAACGGGTGACGTCGTGTCGATCGTCGTCTCCGCCCGCGATATCACGGCTCGCAAGAAACACGAACGACGGCTGGAAACGACGAGTACACGACTCGAGGCACTGTTCGAGAGCTCTCCCGACATGATCGATGTCCTCGACAGCGACGGACGGATCGTCGACGCGAATCGACGGCTCTGTGACGAACTCGGGTACGATGAGGACGAGTTGCTCGGAACGGAAATCTGGACGTACGATCAGTCGGTCGACGCAGACGACGTTCAGTCGATACTCGAGTCGCTGTCGGTCGGTGATCGACGGAAGTTCGAGGGGCGATATCGGCGTCGCGACGGCTCGGAATTTCCCGTGGAGGTGCACCTGCTCCACCTCGATCTCGCGGAGGCGAATCGATACATGGCTATCAGCCGCGACATCTCCGAACAGAAGGCCCGCGAACGGGAGTTACAGCGGCACACGACGTACACCGACGAGTTGCTCGACGCCGTCGACGACGTCTTCTACGTTATCGACGAGAACGGTGATGTTCAGCGGTGGAACGAGACGCTCCCGTCGGTGACCGGCTTCTCGGCGGCGGAGATCGAGTCGATGAACGCCGCCGAGTTCTTTACGCCCGCGGATCAGCAACTGGTCGCCGAGACGATCGACGAGGCGCTCGAGACCGGCTCTGCGCGAGTGGAGGTGTCGCTGCTCACCGCCGATGGCGAGTCGATACCCTACGAGTTCGTCGGTTCCAGACTCGAGGATCTCGACGGGAACTCCGTCGTCACGGGGATCGGTCGCGATATCTCCGAACGCAAAGAGCGCGAACGCCAGCTCTCGACGTTGATGAGCAACGTTCCGGGAATGGTATACCGGTGTCGCAACGAGCCGGACTGGCCGTTCGACTTCATCAGCGAGGGCTGTTTCGAACTCACGGGCTACGACCCCGAAACGCTAGAGAACGGCGACGTGAGCTGGGCTTCGGATATCATCCTCGAGCGACACGACGAGCTGTGGGAGACGGTCCAGCAGGCTCTCACGAACCAGGAGCCGTTTCAAGTAAATTTCCCGATCGAGACGGCCGACGGCGACCGCCGCTGGGTCCGCGAACGCGGACGAGGCGTTTTCGACGAGAACGGCGACCTCGAGTCACTGGAGGGCGTGATCACCGACGTCACCGAGCAGACCGAGAACGAACGACGGCTCGAACGGACGACGCGGCTTCTCGAGCAGTCCCAACAGCTAGCCAACATCGGGGCCTGGGAGCTCGACGTGACGGCGGAGCCGTACGATCTCGAGTGGACCGACGAGGTCTCCCGGATTCACAGGCTGTCGCCAAGCGAGGAGATCGATCTGGAACGGTCATTCGACTTCTATCATCCGGCGGATCAGACTGAGATCCGGACGGCAGTCGAGCGCGCCATCGAAGCAGGCGAATCGTACGAGCTGGAACTTCGCCTGGTTACGGACGACGGCGACCAGCGGTGGGTACGCACGATCGGTGAACCGGTCCGCGAAGACGGGACCGTCGTCAAGATTCAGGGCTCGATCCAGGACATTACCAACCGCAAGCGACGCGAACGCGAACTCGAGCGCTACGAGACGATCATTCAGGCGGTCGGTGACCCGGTCTATACGCTCGACGAATCGGGTGAGTTCCAGTTCGTAAACGACGCGATGGAGCCACTTACGGGGTACGATCTCGATCGGCTGCTCGAGTGGGACGTCGCGGACGTTATGACGAGCGCGGATCTCGAGGCGGCCAGAGAATTGGTACGTGACCTGCTCCGCGAGGGCGAACCGTACGGGACCTTCGAGATGGGTCTCGAGACAGCGGACGGCGACGTGATCGAGGTCGAAAACCACGTCGCGCTGTTGCCGATGGACGACGGCGAGTTCGCCGGCACCGCGGGTGTCGTCCGCGACATCACCGAGCGCAAGGAGCGCGAACGCGACCTCGAGCGAACGGCCGATCTGTTAGCGCGCGTCCAGCGCATAGCGAAAGTCGGCGGCTGGGAACTGGACATCGACGCCGAGCCGCCGGAAGCGACCTGGACCGAAGAGTGCTATCGGTTGCACGGCCTGTCTCGCGACGTCACACCGACGCTCGAGACGACTCTCGAGTGCTATCACCCCGAGGATCGATCGTTCGTTCGTACCCGACTCAGGAACGCGATGGACGCCGAACAGGGGTACGATTTCGAAGGGCGACTGCAACCCGACGAGGACGAGATCAGGTGGGTTCGAGCCACCGGTGAACCGATCTTCGACGCGGCGGGCGACCTGCGCGCGTACCGCGGCTCGATCAAGGACATCTCCGAACAGAAAGGGCGGGAACTCGCACTCGAGTCGCTCCACGACACCGCGCGAGAGCTGCTCAACGCCGAGACGGAGACGGCGGTCGCGGAACTGGTCGTCGAGACGGCCGCGAATATCCTCGAGTCGGGGAACGCGGGAGTTTACCTGCTGAATTCGGCAACGAACCGGTTCGAGCCGACCGCGCTCACGGACGAGTTCGTCGATCGGACCGGCGGCGCGCCGTCGATCGCGGTCGGTGACAACGACTCCGTGCTCTGGAACACGTATCTCGCCGGCTCGCAGACGGTCGTCGACGACGCCGCAACCGGCGCCCGGTCGCCGCTGTTCGGCGGCGACGTGCCGGGGGGCTTGCTGGTCCCGATCGGCGACCACGGAGTGTTCGTCCTGGTCGCTCCACCCGCCACGATCGACGACGAGGCGCGACGGCTGGTCGAAACTCTCGTCGCGACGACCGAAGCCGCGTTCGACCGCCTCGAGAGCGAGGCGAGCCTCCGGGAACGCGATGCGGAGCTGGAAGCACAGAACCGCCGGCTTCGCCGCCAGATCCAGATTACCGAGATCATCAGGGGTATCGACCGATCGCTCATCGGCGCCAACAACCGCGGGGAGATCGAACGAACCGTTCCCGAACGGCTCGTCGAAGGCGACACCGTCGCGTTCGCCTGGATCGGCGACGTCGACGCCGCTGGAACGACGCTCGAGCCGCGGAGCTGGGCCGGCGACGAACCGGAGTATCTGGACGCCGTGTCGTTCGATCTCGACGACGGTGCCGACGAGCCGGCTGTGCGGACAATCCGATCGGAGACACCGTCGGTCGTGGAGAACGTCGTCGACGGACTCAAAGACGAGCCGTGGCGGACCAGTGCACTCGACGCGGGCTTCCAGTCGGTGCTCTCCGTGCCGCTGTCGTTCGAAGAGTACAGCTACGGCGTGCTCACGGTGTACGCCGACGAGCCGAACGCCTTCACCGACCTTGAGCGAACGGTGTTCGCGGAACTCGGAGAGGGGATCGCGAACGCGACGAACGCGGCGAAGACCCAGGAGGCGTTGCACGCGGAGACGCTCGTCGAACTCACGCTCGCGCTCGAGGAGAGCGACGACGCGCTGTCCCAAATCGCGAGAAAGACCGGCGCGACCGTCGAGTACGAGGGCCTTGGCGTCGACTCCGGCTCGGAAACGGTGCTGTTCTTCGAGACGAACGGGGCCGCGCCGGCCGATGTCCGTACCGTCCTCGACGATCTCGTCTCCGTGACGGACGCTCGACTCGTCACCGAGTCGGACGAGCAGTGTCTGTTCGAGGCGACCGTCACGGGCGACCTCGTCGCCTCTCGACTGGTTCGTCACGGCGCCAGCCCGCGGTCGATCACCGCAGACGGCGACCGGACGACGATTACCGTCGACGTTCCCACGACCACCGACGTCAGAGAGTTCGTCGAGATGCTCGCCGAGCGGTACGCCGGCGTGGAACTCCAGTCGCGGCGCCACGTCAGGCGAACGTCCAACACGAGACAGCTGATGTCGCTGTTCGACGAGCTAACGGATCGCCAACTCGAGGTGCTCCGGACGGCGTACTTGGCCGGTTTCTTCGAGTGGCCCCGCGAGAGCACCGGCGAGGAGATCGCCGAGATGCTCGAGGTAACCCAGCCGACGGTCAACCGGCACCTCCGGATCGGCCAGCAGCGACTGTTGGCCCAGCTGTTCGAGAACGGCGCGCTCTCGTTCGCCGACGAAGCGTAA
- a CDS encoding CPBP family intramembrane glutamic endopeptidase, whose protein sequence is METPSHSEQRDGAPLRSTFVAIGLTVFGLLMAEFATIPAFLVDPSLLDAVMGGSLGDASMGGRALLLMLNFVGMALAGVIYLFATDRGLSWIDLRVPTRNDWKYLIGGSVGVIVFLYAVSILFMLLDVPAAESQVMDIVGENQTMILIMIFIVFFFNAPAEEFLFRNVIQKRLYEGFSRTNAILVTSVIFAAVHLPMYLLAETFVATLASLTIMFGGSVIFGYLYAKTDNLLVPTIAHAVLNAFQFTMLYLAIEFGLDEAETAPSLVLEAVAMIPL, encoded by the coding sequence ATGGAAACGCCCTCGCACTCGGAACAGCGTGACGGTGCGCCGCTCCGATCGACGTTCGTCGCGATCGGATTGACGGTCTTCGGCCTCCTCATGGCGGAGTTCGCAACGATCCCCGCCTTCCTGGTTGATCCCTCACTGCTCGATGCCGTCATGGGCGGCTCGCTGGGCGACGCCTCGATGGGCGGTCGGGCACTCCTCCTGATGTTGAACTTCGTCGGGATGGCGCTGGCCGGCGTGATCTATCTGTTCGCCACCGATCGCGGGCTGTCGTGGATCGATCTCCGCGTCCCGACCCGAAACGACTGGAAGTACCTGATCGGCGGCAGCGTCGGTGTTATCGTGTTTCTCTATGCGGTGAGTATCCTCTTTATGCTGCTCGACGTCCCCGCCGCGGAGAGTCAGGTGATGGATATCGTCGGCGAGAACCAGACGATGATCCTGATCATGATCTTCATCGTCTTTTTCTTCAACGCCCCCGCCGAGGAGTTCCTCTTCCGGAACGTTATCCAGAAACGACTCTACGAGGGCTTTTCGCGGACGAACGCGATTCTGGTCACGAGCGTCATCTTCGCGGCCGTCCACCTTCCGATGTACCTCCTCGCCGAGACGTTCGTCGCGACGCTCGCGTCGCTGACGATCATGTTCGGCGGCTCGGTGATCTTCGGCTACCTCTACGCGAAGACCGACAACCTGCTGGTGCCGACCATCGCCCACGCCGTGCTCAACGCCTTCCAGTTCACGATGCTCTATCTCGCGATCGAGTTCGGGCTGGACGAGGCCGAGACCGCACCGTCGCTGGTGCTCGAGGCGGTTGCGATGATCCCGCTGTAG
- the hjc gene encoding Holliday junction resolvase Hjc, whose amino-acid sequence MSQAKGDRRERELVNALDEAGFAVMRAPASGSATERELPDVLAGDGEQFYAVEAKSSSGDPIYLTGEEVEALIYFSQNFGAKPRIGVRFDREDWYFFHPGDLYVTDGGNYRVKKETAIADGTDFAEFVGESEKVTLAEVGDDAEDGPDEDVLRVLNAVEQGVMDVEEAAEILE is encoded by the coding sequence ATGTCTCAGGCGAAGGGTGACAGACGCGAACGGGAACTCGTCAACGCGCTTGACGAGGCCGGGTTCGCGGTCATGCGTGCACCCGCGAGCGGTTCCGCGACGGAACGCGAACTGCCGGACGTCCTCGCGGGCGACGGCGAACAGTTCTACGCGGTCGAAGCGAAATCGAGTTCGGGTGACCCCATCTATCTCACCGGCGAGGAAGTGGAGGCGCTGATCTATTTCTCCCAAAACTTCGGCGCGAAACCGCGGATCGGTGTCCGATTCGACCGCGAGGACTGGTACTTCTTCCACCCCGGCGATCTCTACGTCACCGACGGTGGCAACTACCGCGTCAAGAAAGAAACGGCCATCGCCGACGGCACCGACTTCGCCGAGTTCGTCGGCGAGAGCGAGAAGGTGACGCTTGCAGAGGTCGGCGACGACGCCGAGGACGGGCCGGACGAAGACGTTCTCCGCGTGCTCAACGCCGTCGAACAGGGCGTGATGGACGTCGAAGAGGCCGCCGAGATACTCGAGTAA
- a CDS encoding acyl-CoA dehydrogenase family protein, with protein MSDGIDHGQFEEGRHVNYWEFDHALERELRRIYTDSEFEWAESRLSEFGDIVGHTIADNADYIDDHGPELEPYDKHGEVQNHVRYPAEQIENERLAYEMGIVADSFTAPSGREEPMPLSHNLAMQYLLCYADPGFDCPVAMTAGAALVLEKFDDGDLAGYYEGLTSRTYEDLIEGAMFLTEKQGGSDVGANETRAEWDPEAECWRLTGEKWFCSNIDAEGTLALARTENAPEGTQGLSMFLVPHADPDEIGDSPYTKGDRLENGPLAPDEVNDQLYRRLKDKLGTIAVPTGEVEFTGAKASLVGEEENGFKQMTEMLNIERLSNAAASCGIIGRALLESKIYAANREAFGETIDQYPLLRADLVDMAVDHEAAMAYTFEAARLLSERERAERGADSGESGTDTEDTYRLMRLLVPIAKARTARMAVETASYAMEVHGGNGYVNDFVTNRLLRDAQVLPIWEGTENILSLDVLRALEREDAHEPLFEGIENRLETVSHSALADAAETVEAEYHDLAGALAMLAGADGEYAQLSAKRLAHYVFDVFTGALLLEEAQTELEGGNGRMALVAQRFVANELETPDARGISSGDRFALEAFEPIVRGASVDPETLSEPMAADD; from the coding sequence ATGAGCGACGGGATCGACCACGGCCAGTTCGAGGAGGGACGCCACGTGAACTACTGGGAGTTCGATCACGCCCTCGAGCGCGAACTGCGCCGAATCTACACCGATTCGGAGTTCGAGTGGGCCGAGTCCCGGCTCTCCGAGTTCGGCGATATCGTCGGCCACACGATCGCGGACAACGCCGACTACATCGACGATCACGGGCCGGAACTCGAGCCCTACGACAAACACGGCGAGGTCCAGAACCACGTCCGCTACCCGGCCGAACAGATCGAAAATGAGCGGTTGGCCTACGAGATGGGGATCGTCGCCGACTCGTTTACGGCCCCGTCTGGCCGCGAGGAGCCGATGCCGCTCTCGCACAACCTCGCGATGCAGTACCTGCTGTGTTACGCCGACCCCGGCTTCGACTGCCCGGTGGCGATGACCGCGGGGGCGGCGCTCGTCCTCGAGAAGTTCGACGACGGCGACCTCGCCGGCTACTACGAAGGCCTGACGAGCCGAACGTACGAGGACCTGATCGAGGGCGCGATGTTCCTCACCGAGAAACAGGGCGGCAGCGACGTGGGTGCAAACGAAACGCGCGCCGAGTGGGACCCGGAGGCGGAGTGCTGGCGACTCACCGGCGAGAAGTGGTTCTGCTCGAATATCGACGCCGAGGGAACCCTCGCGCTCGCCCGCACGGAAAACGCACCCGAGGGCACGCAGGGCCTCTCGATGTTTCTGGTCCCCCACGCCGATCCAGACGAGATCGGTGACAGCCCCTACACGAAGGGCGACCGACTCGAGAACGGCCCGCTTGCGCCCGACGAGGTGAACGACCAGCTCTATCGGCGGCTGAAGGACAAACTCGGGACCATCGCGGTTCCGACGGGGGAGGTCGAGTTCACCGGCGCGAAAGCCTCCCTCGTCGGTGAGGAAGAGAACGGCTTCAAACAGATGACCGAGATGCTCAACATCGAACGGCTCTCGAACGCCGCCGCCTCCTGTGGAATCATCGGTCGCGCGCTGCTCGAGAGCAAGATCTACGCCGCGAACCGCGAGGCCTTCGGCGAGACGATCGACCAGTACCCGCTACTGAGAGCCGATCTGGTCGATATGGCCGTCGACCACGAGGCCGCAATGGCGTACACGTTCGAGGCGGCACGGCTGTTGTCCGAACGCGAGCGGGCAGAACGCGGCGCGGATTCGGGTGAAAGCGGCACCGACACCGAGGACACCTACCGCCTGATGCGACTGCTGGTGCCGATCGCCAAGGCGCGAACGGCGCGGATGGCCGTCGAGACCGCCTCCTACGCGATGGAGGTCCACGGCGGTAACGGCTACGTGAACGACTTCGTCACCAACCGGCTGCTCCGAGACGCGCAGGTGCTGCCGATCTGGGAGGGCACCGAGAACATCCTCTCGTTGGACGTGCTCCGGGCGCTCGAGCGCGAGGACGCCCACGAACCGCTGTTCGAGGGGATCGAGAATCGGCTCGAGACCGTCTCGCATTCAGCGCTCGCGGACGCCGCCGAGACGGTCGAAGCGGAGTATCACGATCTCGCGGGCGCACTCGCGATGCTGGCCGGCGCGGACGGCGAGTACGCACAGCTCTCGGCCAAACGCCTCGCCCACTACGTCTTCGACGTCTTCACCGGCGCACTGCTCCTCGAGGAGGCCCAGACCGAACTCGAGGGCGGAAACGGGAGGATGGCGCTCGTGGCCCAGCGGTTCGTCGCGAACGAACTCGAGACACCCGACGCGCGGGGAATCTCGAGCGGCGACCGGTTCGCGCTCGAGGCGTTCGAACCGATCGTCAGAGGTGCGTCGGTCGACCCGGAAACGCTCTCGGAGCCGATGGCGGCGGACGACTAA
- a CDS encoding SWIM zinc finger family protein, with protein MNTTASPKTPLPVPPSNRLEARARRARTEPMSVLSLGDGLYEVESASDHTYLVDLEGGRCTCPDHIFREARCKHIRRVAIEITDGRTPPPGEVAVPCHDCGTAVFVDEDAANAPAYCDEHAIWPGDAVRDRETGDRLTVVDVSDLRADAVQIGAADCSVAEYETNENYEPDDPVVGAVYPHATVATNGVIPGSLKVYVFPRTRLEKAG; from the coding sequence ATGAACACAACAGCGTCACCGAAAACACCACTGCCAGTACCGCCGAGCAACCGCCTCGAGGCGCGGGCGCGCCGCGCTCGCACCGAACCGATGTCCGTCCTCTCGCTGGGCGACGGCCTCTACGAGGTCGAGTCCGCCAGCGACCACACCTACCTCGTCGACCTCGAGGGGGGTCGCTGCACCTGTCCGGACCACATCTTTCGAGAGGCTCGTTGCAAGCACATCCGCCGGGTCGCCATCGAGATCACCGACGGCCGAACGCCGCCGCCGGGCGAGGTCGCGGTCCCGTGTCACGACTGCGGGACGGCCGTCTTCGTCGACGAGGACGCGGCGAACGCGCCCGCCTACTGCGACGAACACGCGATCTGGCCGGGTGACGCGGTCCGCGACCGCGAAACTGGCGACCGACTCACCGTCGTCGACGTCTCCGACCTGCGGGCAGACGCGGTCCAGATCGGCGCTGCCGACTGTTCCGTCGCCGAGTACGAAACGAACGAGAACTACGAGCCCGACGACCCCGTCGTCGGGGCCGTCTACCCCCACGCGACCGTCGCCACGAACGGCGTCATCCCGGGCTCGCTGAAGGTCTACGTCTTCCCGCGAACGCGACTCGAGAAAGCAGGCTGA
- a CDS encoding SDR family oxidoreductase, with the protein MSPLLMEDVAVVTGGSSGNGRAIARRFAAEGADIVVADIQESPREGGEPTHDLIEAETDAKATFVECDVTKVDDLESAVEAAEEFGGVTVIVNNAGIFHGEEFLEVDEDEFGRMMDINVKGVFFGAQAAAKRMVETGGGRIINLASVAGLEGSGEFVTYCGTKGAVRLLTYAMAAKLGPDGVRVNAIHPGLIETSMTTDDYPIMGTDAEADFLQAIPTRRAGQPEDVADAALYLASNLSDYVTGESLVVDGGMTNTQ; encoded by the coding sequence ATGTCCCCACTACTCATGGAAGACGTAGCAGTTGTGACGGGTGGTTCGAGCGGAAACGGACGTGCGATCGCCCGCCGGTTCGCCGCAGAGGGGGCCGACATCGTCGTCGCGGATATTCAGGAGTCGCCTCGAGAAGGCGGAGAACCAACGCACGACCTGATCGAAGCCGAAACCGATGCGAAGGCGACGTTCGTCGAGTGTGATGTCACGAAAGTCGATGACCTCGAATCGGCGGTCGAGGCCGCCGAGGAGTTCGGCGGCGTCACCGTTATCGTGAACAACGCGGGAATCTTCCACGGAGAGGAGTTCCTGGAAGTCGACGAGGACGAGTTCGGTCGGATGATGGACATCAACGTCAAAGGTGTCTTTTTCGGCGCACAAGCGGCGGCAAAGCGGATGGTCGAAACCGGTGGTGGCCGGATCATCAATCTCGCGTCGGTTGCCGGCCTCGAGGGGTCGGGTGAGTTCGTCACCTACTGCGGGACGAAAGGTGCTGTGCGACTGCTCACATACGCGATGGCGGCAAAGCTGGGGCCCGATGGCGTTCGGGTGAACGCGATCCATCCGGGTCTGATCGAGACGTCGATGACGACTGACGACTACCCGATCATGGGTACAGATGCCGAAGCCGACTTCTTGCAGGCGATCCCGACACGGCGGGCTGGCCAACCCGAAGACGTTGCGGACGCGGCGCTGTATCTCGCAAGCAATCTCTCGGACTACGTGACCGGTGAATCGCTCGTCGTCGACGGCGGGATGACGAACACCCAGTAG
- a CDS encoding DUF7472 family protein yields MLERERIIEIVVAVAAVLLMLGVMIGIGSEYGGNGQAMSTDGGEMLVIAIVGFILLLTAVGIALAFVLNDPEDGLEADDDPDAQSAA; encoded by the coding sequence ATGCTCGAGCGTGAGCGAATCATCGAAATCGTCGTCGCCGTCGCCGCCGTCCTCCTGATGCTCGGCGTCATGATCGGTATCGGCTCCGAATACGGTGGCAACGGACAAGCCATGTCGACCGACGGCGGAGAGATGCTCGTCATCGCGATTGTCGGCTTCATCCTCCTGTTGACCGCCGTCGGCATCGCCCTCGCGTTCGTCCTGAACGATCCCGAGGACGGACTCGAGGCGGACGACGACCCTGACGCCCAGAGCGCAGCCTGA